The following coding sequences lie in one Periophthalmus magnuspinnatus isolate fPerMag1 unplaced genomic scaffold, fPerMag1.2.pri scaffold_61_arrow_ctg1, whole genome shotgun sequence genomic window:
- the LOC117393633 gene encoding kelch-like protein 10 yields the protein MATFEELRKEQMLFDALLNVAGVQFPAHKLVLCSCSTYFKALFTNWSSPDREVFDISHVSADIMEIILDYCYTRVVHITPENIQALFIAADFLGVSGITQACCRVMKEQLSPSNCIAVWGLTNQYHYPELKKQVFSYILKHFEDVVSSSEEFLHLSREDLCSIIDEDQLNVKEESTVFEAVLRWVSHAPQERITHLANLLTKVRLALVHRDYFIQQVHGNNLLQNNHECKAVVMDAQVRGSNVSLSSRLARPRLPQALLLAIGGFSETNPVNNIEVYDNRANRWVDVANNDRTPRAYHGTVFLNGCVYLIGGFDDVVEFNTTHKYDLANHTWQEVAPMHSPRCYVSVALLDGLIYAMGGHDGDVRLETVERYSPETNQWTMISPMNEQRSDANSTAYDGKIYICGGFNGEQVLDTAECYNPLTDQWTMISNMTNRRRGVGVIAYANEIYAVGGFSGMVRLNTMEAYNPRTNTWRPLPDLLYGRSNFGIGVVDERLYVVGGFNGSTTINRVECFDVKTGVWSEVQNMEISRSALSCSVAYDLPNMADYAAPRAALPDDDPAEE from the coding sequence ATGGCCACATTCGAAGAGCTGAGGAAGGAGCAGATGTTGTTTGATGCCTTGCTCAACGTGGCCGGCGTACAATTCCCGGCACACAAGCTGGTCCTGTGCAGCTGCAGCACGTACTTCAAAGCTCTGTTCACCAACTGGTCGAGCCCTGACCGCGAGGTTTTTGACATCTCTCATGTGTCAGCTGATATTATGGAGATCATCCTGGACTACTGCTACACTCGGGTGGTCCACATCACCCCGGAAAACATCCAGGCGCTCTTTATCGCTGCTGACTTCTTAGGTGTGAGCGGGATTACCCAAGCCTGCTGTCGGGTCATGAAAGAGCAACTGTCCCCCAGTAACTGCATCGCTGTCTGGGGCCTCACAAACCAGTACCACTACCCCGAGCTGAAGAAACAAGTGTTCTCATACATCCTGAAGCACTTTGAAGATGTGGTGTCCAGCTCTGAAGagttcctccatctctccaggGAAGACCTCTGTTCCATCATTGACGAAGATCAGTTGAACGTGAAGGAGGAGAGCACCGTGTTTGAGGCGGTCCTCAGATGGGTCTCACACGCTCCTCAGGAAAGAATTACACACTTGGCCAATCTTCTGACAAAAGTCCGTCTGGCTCTGGTCCACCGCGACTACTTTATTCAGCAGGTTCATGGAAATAACCTGCTCCAGAACAATCATGAATGTAAGGCCGTGGTTATGGATGCCCAAGTTAGGGGATCCAAtgtctccctgtcctcccgtctAGCCCGTCCGAGGCTGCCCCAAGCGCTCCTTCTAGCCATTGGCGGTTTCAGTGAAACAAATCCAGTCAACAACATCGAAGTGTATGACAACCGTGCCAACAGGTGGGTGGACGTGGCTAATAATGACAGGACACCACGGGCCTATCACGGTACAGTGTTCCTTAACGGATGTGTGTACTTGATTGGAGGGTTCGACGACGTTGTAGAGTTCAACACTACCCACAAGTACGACCTGGCCAATCACACGTGGCAAGAAGTAGCGCCCATGCATTCACCGAGGTGCTATGTCAGCGTGGCTTTGCTGGATGGTTTGATCTACGCCATGGGTGGGCACGATGGAGACGTGAGGCTGGAGACGGTCGAACGATACTCTCCAGAGACCAACCAGTGGACGATGATTTCTCCTATGAACGAACAGAGGAGCGACGCCAACAGCACAGCGTACGACGGGAAGATCTACATCTGTGGAGGCTTTAATGGCGAGCAGGTTCTGGACACAGCTGAGTGCTACAACCCACTCACCGATCAGTGGACCATGATCTCAAACATGACCAACAGACGCCGTGGGGTCGGTGTCATCGCCTATGCCAACGAAATCTACGCTGTCGGTGGCTTTTCTGGGATGGTCCGTTTGAACACCATGGAGGCCTATAACCCCAGGACCAATACATGGCGCCCCCTACCTGACCTGCTGTACGGGCGCAGCAACTTCGGCATTGGGGTTGTTGACGAGCGGCTGTACGTTGTGGGCGGGTTCAACGGCTCCACCACCATTAACCGTGTGGAATGTTTTGATGTGAAAACCGGAGTGTGGTCGGAGGTGCAGAACATGGAGATCTCTCGTTCTGCCCTGAGCTGCTCCGTGGCGTACGACCTTCCCAACATGGCCGACTATGCCGCACCCCGCGCCGCTCTTCCTGATGACGATCCCGCTGAGGAGTAG
- the LOC117393631 gene encoding MTOR-associated protein MEAK7-like yields MNSNLTSVQQRALCSELEGRVKLKLLFKASIHGFTGAAFHQRCDARGPSISVGYNSSGHVFGGYTSAPFSQTGQYVNDQKAFLFTFKGDALLKYPTTYSNYAVKMVGNSGPYFGQSLALMNGGAAVHSNPGQYYTAFTPDEMHGNDLQLIECEVYQVEGNSSSYTVSILIYYK; encoded by the coding sequence ATGAACTCCAACCTGACaagtgtccagcagagggcgctgtgcaGTGAGCTGGAAGGAAGAGTGAAGCTGAAGCTGCTCTTTAAAGCTTCCATCCACGGCTTCACTGGAGCAGCGTTCCATCAGCGCTGTGACGCCCGAGGACCCTCCATCTCTGTGGGATACAACAGCTCCGGACACGTGTTCGGAGGGTACACCAGCGCCCCCTTCAGTCAGACTGGTCAATATGTCAACGACCAGAAGGCGTTTCTCTTTACCTTTAAAGGAGATGCTCTGCTCAAATATCCCACCACCTACAGTAACTATGCTGTCAAAATGGTCGGTAACTCAGGGCCATATTTTGGACAAAGTTTGGCTCTGATGAATGGAGGCGCTGCTGTTCACAGTAATCCAGGACAATACTACACGGCCTTCACTCCTGATGAAATGCACGGCAACGACCTTCAGCTGATCGAGTGTGAGGTGTACCAGGTGGAAGGTAACTCCTCCAGTTATACAGTGTCTATcttaatatattataaataa